In Haloimpatiens massiliensis, the following are encoded in one genomic region:
- a CDS encoding YlmC/YmxH family sporulation protein, whose protein sequence is MEDNIRLFSSMDHFEIININDGDKHGYLCDNDIVIDEKGEFKCLILNEPKNRFSFFSNNTFSEVPWEYIKKIGSKTIIIDIDDRLMKKTGV, encoded by the coding sequence ATGGAAGATAACATAAGGTTATTTAGTTCAATGGATCATTTTGAAATAATAAATATAAATGATGGTGACAAGCATGGATATTTATGTGATAATGATATTGTAATTGATGAAAAAGGCGAATTTAAATGTTTAATTTTAAATGAACCTAAGAATAGATTCTCTTTTTTTAGTAACAATACGTTTAGTGAAGTGCCTTGGGAATATATAAAAAAAATAGGTTCTAAAACTATTATAATAGATATAGACGATAGACTAATGAAAAAAACTGGTGTGTAG
- the rpsO gene encoding 30S ribosomal protein S15 → MDKAKKLEIIEKFAAHEGDTGSPEVQIALLTERINHLNEHLKSHKKDHHSRRGLLMMVGKRKGLLSYLKERDIERYRKILAELHLRK, encoded by the coding sequence ATGGATAAGGCTAAAAAATTAGAAATAATCGAAAAATTTGCTGCTCATGAAGGAGATACTGGTTCTCCAGAAGTGCAAATAGCATTACTAACTGAAAGAATCAACCACTTAAATGAACACTTAAAGTCTCATAAAAAAGACCACCACTCAAGAAGAGGTCTTTTAATGATGGTTGGTAAAAGAAAAGGTCTTTTAAGCTACTTAAAAGAACGTGATATTGAAAGATATCGTAAGATTTTAGCAGAATTACATTTAAGAAAGTAA
- a CDS encoding polyribonucleotide nucleotidyltransferase codes for MNNVCETTVAGRKLSVEFGKIGMLSNAAVLVKYGDTAILVNANASSKPREGIDFLPFSVEYQERLYSVGKIPGGFIKREGKPSDKAILTARAIDRPLRPLFPKGYRNDVQVVCTVLSVEQDNLPEILAANSASIALCLSSIPYSEPVGTVSVGIVDDKFVINPTVEEREKSPLNLTVSATRNRVMMIEAGGDEISESTMYDAIMFGFEECKKIADFQVKLMEVMGKEKKEPICFKADENIEKEVRDFAFDMVKETMYITDKDERNEKLDIIKEKISDEFNEKYPDNLVDIADVVYRMQKEVVRNMLLNENRRPDGRAFDEIRPISCEVGLLPRTHGTGLFTRGLTQVLTVATLGALGDVQIIDGLGAEESKRYMHHYNFPSYSVGEVGPMRGPGRREIGHGALAEKALEPLIPSEEKFPYTIRLVSEVLSSNGSTSQASVCGSTLALLDAGVPIKRPAAGIAMGLITSEDLSHEEILTDIQGMEDFFGDMDFKVAGTEKGITAIQVDTKISGLSSNCIQKAIEDAKKARLYILGKINECIPSPREELSEYAPRAYTMTINPEKIRDVIGRGGENINKIIGETGVKIDIKEDGTIFILSSDKVSADAAIQMIENVTREVVIGEIYLGKVTKTTNFGAFVEILPGKEGLVHISQLDFKRINKVEDIVSIGDEILVKVTEIDKQGRINLSRKDAIKESENKEDQK; via the coding sequence ATGAATAATGTATGTGAAACAACAGTTGCAGGTAGAAAATTATCAGTAGAATTTGGCAAAATTGGTATGTTATCTAATGCAGCAGTTTTGGTTAAATATGGTGATACAGCTATTTTAGTTAATGCAAATGCATCAAGTAAGCCTAGAGAGGGAATTGACTTTCTGCCTTTCAGCGTAGAATATCAAGAGAGGCTTTATTCCGTTGGTAAAATACCTGGAGGATTTATTAAGAGAGAAGGTAAACCATCAGATAAGGCTATACTTACAGCTCGTGCTATAGATAGACCTCTTAGACCACTATTCCCAAAAGGGTATAGAAATGATGTTCAAGTTGTCTGTACAGTTTTATCAGTAGAACAGGATAATTTGCCAGAAATACTAGCTGCTAACAGTGCATCCATTGCTTTATGTTTATCTAGTATTCCTTATTCAGAACCTGTAGGAACTGTGTCAGTTGGAATAGTAGATGATAAATTTGTAATAAATCCTACAGTGGAAGAAAGAGAAAAAAGTCCTTTGAATTTAACAGTTTCAGCCACAAGAAACAGGGTTATGATGATAGAAGCTGGTGGAGATGAAATATCAGAAAGCACTATGTATGATGCCATAATGTTTGGATTTGAAGAGTGTAAGAAGATAGCAGATTTTCAAGTAAAATTAATGGAAGTAATGGGTAAAGAAAAGAAAGAGCCTATATGTTTTAAAGCTGATGAAAATATTGAAAAAGAAGTTAGAGACTTTGCTTTTGATATGGTAAAAGAAACAATGTACATTACTGATAAAGATGAAAGAAATGAAAAATTAGATATAATCAAAGAAAAAATAAGTGATGAATTTAATGAAAAATATCCAGATAATCTAGTAGATATAGCAGATGTTGTATATAGAATGCAAAAAGAAGTAGTTAGAAACATGCTTTTAAATGAAAACAGAAGACCTGATGGAAGAGCATTTGATGAAATAAGGCCTATTAGTTGTGAAGTAGGATTACTTCCTAGAACACATGGTACGGGATTATTTACAAGAGGATTGACTCAAGTTTTAACAGTGGCTACATTGGGTGCTTTAGGTGATGTTCAAATTATAGATGGTTTAGGTGCAGAAGAATCCAAAAGATATATGCATCATTACAATTTTCCATCTTACAGTGTAGGAGAAGTTGGTCCAATGAGGGGACCAGGAAGAAGAGAGATAGGTCACGGTGCTTTAGCTGAAAAAGCATTAGAGCCATTGATTCCGTCAGAAGAAAAGTTTCCTTATACAATAAGATTAGTTTCTGAGGTATTAAGTTCTAATGGTTCTACATCACAAGCTAGTGTTTGTGGAAGTACCCTAGCACTTTTAGATGCGGGTGTTCCAATAAAAAGACCAGCGGCAGGAATTGCAATGGGCTTAATTACTAGTGAAGATTTATCTCATGAAGAAATTTTAACAGACATACAGGGCATGGAAGATTTCTTTGGAGATATGGATTTCAAGGTTGCTGGAACTGAAAAAGGTATAACAGCTATACAAGTAGATACAAAAATATCAGGACTTTCAAGTAACTGTATTCAAAAGGCTATAGAAGATGCTAAAAAAGCAAGACTTTATATATTAGGTAAAATAAATGAGTGTATTCCATCACCAAGAGAAGAATTATCTGAGTATGCACCTAGAGCTTATACTATGACAATAAATCCAGAAAAAATAAGAGACGTAATTGGTAGAGGTGGAGAAAACATCAATAAGATTATAGGTGAAACTGGAGTAAAGATAGATATTAAAGAAGATGGAACTATATTCATACTTTCTAGTGATAAGGTAAGTGCTGATGCAGCTATTCAAATGATTGAAAACGTAACTAGAGAAGTTGTTATTGGAGAAATATATCTAGGAAAAGTAACAAAAACAACTAACTTTGGAGCTTTTGTTGAAATACTTCCAGGAAAAGAAGGATTAGTTCATATTTCTCAACTAGACTTTAAACGTATAAACAAGGTTGAAGATATTGTATCTATTGGAGATGAAATATTAGTAAAAGTTACTGAAATAGATAAACAAGGACGAATAAATTTATCTAGAAAAGATGCTATAAAGGAATCTGAAAATAAAGAGGATCAAAAATAG
- a CDS encoding bifunctional riboflavin kinase/FAD synthetase, whose translation MIVMEDKFEIVLPYKTYVALGNFDGLHIGHMELINKTINSAKKNNIKSMVYTFKKHPLSIINKDLTPKIIIDNDTKISYLDEIGVDLVNFVPFDEECMNMEPEKFIELLINHYNVKGVTVGFNFRFGKKNSGNIEILKKLSTEMGFELNVIEPIKIDEHVVSSTYIRNLIFNGDIEKANKLLYSNLTLAGKVVKGKRLGNKIGFPTANISFNENLIVPKVGVYYTKVQYQNESYKGITNVGYSPTVDGENFTIETHILDFKENIYGKEIKISFIKRIRDEVKFNSVYGLMEQLNRDKIFAYKQ comes from the coding sequence ATGATAGTTATGGAAGATAAGTTCGAAATTGTTTTACCATACAAAACATATGTGGCACTAGGTAATTTTGACGGTTTGCATATAGGACATATGGAATTAATAAATAAAACTATAAACAGTGCAAAAAAGAATAATATTAAATCTATGGTTTATACTTTTAAAAAACATCCATTAAGTATAATAAATAAAGATTTAACACCCAAAATTATAATTGATAATGATACAAAAATTAGTTATCTTGATGAAATAGGTGTAGATTTAGTAAATTTTGTTCCATTTGATGAAGAATGTATGAATATGGAGCCAGAAAAATTTATTGAATTGCTTATAAATCACTATAACGTTAAGGGAGTTACTGTAGGTTTTAATTTTAGATTTGGAAAAAAGAATTCAGGTAATATAGAGATACTAAAGAAATTAAGCACTGAAATGGGATTTGAATTAAATGTAATTGAGCCTATAAAAATAGATGAACATGTAGTAAGTAGTACATATATAAGAAATTTAATATTTAATGGTGATATAGAAAAAGCTAATAAGCTACTTTATTCTAATTTAACTTTAGCAGGTAAAGTGGTTAAAGGTAAAAGATTAGGAAATAAAATAGGATTTCCTACTGCAAATATAAGTTTTAATGAAAACTTGATAGTTCCTAAGGTAGGAGTTTATTATACAAAAGTACAGTATCAAAATGAAAGTTATAAAGGTATAACCAATGTAGGATATAGTCCTACTGTAGATGGTGAAAATTTTACCATTGAAACTCATATACTTGACTTCAAAGAAAATATATATGGAAAAGAAATAAAAATTAGTTTCATAAAAAGAATCAGAGATGAAGTTAAATTTAACAGTGTATATGGACTTATGGAGCAATTAAATAGAGACAAAATATTTGCATATAAACAGTAA
- a CDS encoding M16 family metallopeptidase: protein MYKLIKLHNGLRIVLEHISYVSSVSVGVFIETGSRNEQEQTNGISHFIEHMLFKGTYKRDAKKIAETIENVGAQINAFTSKEMTCFYTKSLNTHLDLCLDILSDMLLNSKLSEKDIEKEKNVIYEEINMSEDSPEDVLIDLHSKAIWGDDSLSLPILGTKESLEQFNSEKLKEYMCKYYIPENSVISICGNFNVDIIESLVGEYFGHWHVNESKKVITSYSNPLILKNNLYKKKQIEQLHISLGIPGIEMGNDKIYPLIILSNIFGGGASSILFQKLREEMGICYSVYCGMSSMKNTGIINIYVGLNPSGAVKAINAIKEEIKNFIEKGINEEQLYNAKEQLKGSYILGLESTSSRMFSNGKSALFQNKIKTPEEILSKIDKISMEQISNTMNCTFKKSIVNSSFVGDVSSIDEIIKNL from the coding sequence ATGTATAAACTTATTAAATTGCATAATGGTTTAAGAATAGTGCTAGAACATATTTCATATGTAAGTTCCGTAAGTGTAGGAGTCTTTATTGAAACTGGTTCAAGAAACGAACAGGAACAAACTAATGGAATTTCTCATTTTATAGAACACATGTTGTTTAAAGGTACATATAAAAGGGATGCTAAGAAAATTGCTGAAACTATAGAAAATGTTGGTGCACAAATTAATGCTTTTACCAGCAAAGAAATGACTTGCTTTTATACTAAGAGTTTAAATACTCATTTAGATTTATGTTTAGACATATTATCAGATATGCTACTAAATTCTAAATTATCTGAGAAAGACATTGAAAAAGAAAAAAATGTAATATATGAAGAAATAAATATGAGTGAAGATTCACCAGAAGATGTTCTGATAGATTTACACAGCAAAGCTATTTGGGGTGATGATTCTTTATCTCTTCCTATATTAGGTACTAAGGAAAGTTTGGAGCAGTTTAACAGTGAAAAATTAAAAGAGTATATGTGTAAATATTATATACCTGAGAATTCTGTAATATCTATATGCGGCAATTTTAATGTAGATATTATTGAAAGCTTAGTAGGGGAATATTTCGGCCATTGGCATGTTAATGAAAGTAAAAAAGTAATAACTAGTTACTCTAACCCATTAATTTTAAAAAATAATTTATATAAGAAGAAACAAATTGAGCAATTACATATAAGCTTAGGTATACCGGGAATAGAAATGGGCAACGATAAAATATACCCTTTAATAATCCTAAGTAATATATTTGGTGGTGGAGCCTCTTCTATACTATTTCAAAAATTGAGAGAAGAAATGGGAATTTGCTACTCTGTATATTGTGGTATGTCTTCTATGAAAAATACTGGAATTATAAACATATATGTTGGATTAAATCCTTCTGGAGCTGTAAAAGCAATAAATGCTATAAAGGAAGAAATAAAAAACTTTATAGAAAAAGGTATAAATGAAGAACAACTTTATAATGCCAAGGAACAATTGAAAGGAAGCTATATACTGGGCTTAGAAAGCACTAGCAGTAGAATGTTTTCTAATGGTAAATCTGCATTGTTCCAAAATAAAATTAAAACTCCTGAGGAAATTTTAAGCAAAATAGATAAAATATCTATGGAACAGATAAGTAATACTATGAATTGTACTTTTAAAAAGAGTATTGTAAACTCATCATTTGTAGGCGATGTTTCTAGCATAGATGAAATAATTAAGAATCTGTAA
- the dapG gene encoding aspartate kinase, with the protein MKIIVQKFGGTSVSTHEKRLLVIDKVMQAKSLGYSPVVVVSAMGRKGEPYATDTLLSLIDSDFKINNPLGTDLLMSCGEVISTVVMSYEFNKKNIFSVPLTGGQAGIITDEKHGNAEVQETNIENIINVLQEGKIPIIAGFQGKTRDGYVTTLGRGASDFTAAILGVALKAEKIEIYKDVDGIMTADPRVVSDAALIKEISYNEVFQFADQGAKVIHPRAVDVAMKGNIPLVIKNTLNDSEGTVINVFGNSNSNNIITGITSMDNRIQVRVKFNEEKDYNNIFDILSNNSISIDLINIFPKETVFTINEEDMGKFNSLMEKLHLSYSSIENCSKISIIGSRMRGIPGVMARILKVLTKENIEVLQTADSHTTIWCLVESKNCKNAINALHKEFKLG; encoded by the coding sequence ATGAAAATAATTGTTCAAAAATTTGGAGGAACTTCTGTATCAACACATGAAAAAAGATTATTAGTTATTGATAAGGTTATGCAGGCTAAAAGTTTAGGGTATAGTCCAGTTGTTGTTGTATCTGCTATGGGAAGAAAAGGCGAACCTTATGCTACAGATACATTATTATCTTTAATTGACAGTGATTTTAAGATAAACAATCCTTTAGGGACAGATTTACTTATGAGTTGTGGCGAAGTTATAAGTACTGTTGTCATGAGTTATGAATTTAATAAGAAAAACATTTTCTCTGTACCATTAACTGGCGGTCAGGCAGGAATAATAACTGATGAAAAACATGGAAATGCAGAAGTACAAGAAACAAACATAGAAAACATAATAAATGTATTACAAGAAGGAAAAATACCAATTATAGCAGGATTTCAAGGAAAAACAAGAGATGGATATGTAACTACTCTTGGAAGAGGTGCTAGCGATTTTACTGCTGCTATTCTTGGAGTTGCTTTAAAAGCTGAAAAAATAGAAATTTATAAGGATGTAGATGGAATTATGACCGCAGATCCAAGAGTGGTTTCAGACGCCGCTTTAATAAAAGAGATAAGTTATAATGAAGTTTTTCAATTTGCGGATCAAGGAGCAAAAGTAATACATCCTAGGGCTGTAGATGTGGCTATGAAGGGAAATATTCCTTTAGTTATAAAAAATACTTTAAATGATAGCGAAGGTACTGTGATAAATGTTTTTGGAAATTCAAACTCCAATAATATTATTACAGGAATTACATCTATGGATAACAGAATTCAAGTAAGAGTTAAATTTAATGAAGAAAAAGACTATAATAACATTTTTGATATACTATCAAATAATTCTATAAGTATAGATCTTATAAACATATTCCCAAAGGAAACGGTATTTACTATAAATGAAGAAGACATGGGTAAATTTAATAGCTTAATGGAAAAGTTACATTTATCCTATTCAAGTATCGAAAATTGTAGCAAAATTTCTATTATAGGTTCTAGAATGAGGGGAATACCTGGTGTTATGGCTAGAATATTGAAGGTTTTAACAAAGGAAAATATAGAAGTTCTTCAAACTGCAGATTCCCATACTACTATTTGGTGTCTAGTGGAATCTAAAAACTGTAAAAATGCAATAAATGCTCTTCATAAAGAATTTAAACTAGGTTAA